One genomic window of Salvia miltiorrhiza cultivar Shanhuang (shh) chromosome 4, IMPLAD_Smil_shh, whole genome shotgun sequence includes the following:
- the LOC131020666 gene encoding probable serine/threonine-protein kinase At1g01540: MSVYDATFVNTELSKKTSIFGLHLWVVIGIVVGAVIVLILFLLSLCITASRRRSSGKGKGSRPVKLSGGAEITPVVSKEIQEIFHETSVSAAADHRPIGTQAAPEIQIDMGKVEHRVVFSDRGASSGESRATSGADTVSFGGGSGSLPEVSHLGWGRWYTLRELEAASNGLADENVIGEGGYGIVYYGVLADNTKIAIKNLLNNRGQAEKEFKVEVEAIGRVRHKNLVRLFGYCVEGAYRMLVYEYVDNGNLDQWLHGDVGEVSPLTWDIRVNIILGTAKGLAYLHEGLEPKVVHRDIKSSNILLDRQWYPKLSDFGLAKLLNSESSYVTTRVMGTFGYVAPEYACTGMLNEKSDIYSFGILIMEVITGRSPVDYSRPPGEVNLVEWLKTMVGNRKSEEVVDPKLAERPASKALKRLILIALKCVDPDAQKRPKMGHVIHMLESEDLLSREEKRIARESLSSQRDESHQGSELNNKQSSEGTSDISEGDSSRNRHVPSWR, encoded by the exons ATGTCGGTGTACGATGCGACGTTTGTGAACACGGAGCTGTCGAAGAAGACCTCGATCTTCGGCCTTCACCTGTGGGTGGTGATCGGGATAGTCGTCGGAGCAGTCATTGTGTTAATTCTCTTTCTATTGTCTCTCTGCATCACCGCATCGCGCCGCCGAAGCAGCGGCAAGGGTAAAGGCAGCCGGCCGGTGAAGCTCTCCGGCGGCGCCGAGATTACTCCCGTCGTGTCCAAGGAAATCCAGGAGATCTTCCACGAGACCTccgtctccgccgccgccgatcaCCGCCCAATTGGAACTCAG GCTGCTCCAGAGATACAGATAGATATGGGAAAAGTGGAGCACAGGGTGGTGTTTTCTGATAGAGGAGCATCGAGTGGTGAGAGCAGGGCCACGAGTGGGGCTGACACTGTGTCGTTTGGTGGAGGTAGTGGGTCGTTGCCAGAGGTGTCGCATTTGGGATGGGGAAGGTGGTATACTCTAAGAGAACTCGAGGCAGCCTCAAATGGATTGGCAGATGAGAATGTGATCGGGGAAGGTGGATATGGTATCGTGTATTATGGTGTATTGGCTGATAATACAAAAATTGCTATAAAGAATTTGCTGAATAACAG GGGTCAGGCTGAAAAAGAGTTCAAAGTAGAGGTTGAAGCAATCGGGCGAGTCAGACACAAGAACCTTGTTCGGTTGTTTGGCTACTGTGTGGAAGGGGCTTATAG GATGCTAGTTTATGAATATGTGGACAATGGGAATTTGGACCAGTGGCTTCATGGAGATGTTGGGGAAGTCAGCCCATTGACATGGGATATCCGCGTGAATATAATTTTAGGAACTGCAAAAGG CTTGGCTTATCTACACGAAGGTCTTGAACCAAAGGTTGTTCACCGTGATATCAAGTCCAGCAACATATTGCTTGACCGTCAATGGTATCCAAAGTTGTCAGATTTTGGGCTTGCCAAACTCTTGAATTCAGAGAGCTCGTATGTGACAACTCGAGTAATGGGAACATTTGG ATATGTTGCTCCAGAATATGCTTGCACTGGTATGCTGAATGAGAAGAGTGATATTTATAGCTTCGGGATACTAATTATGGAGGTTATTACGGGAAGATCTCCTGTTGATTACAGCCGGCCACCTGGAGAG GTTAATCTGGTTGAGTGGCTGAAAACGATGGTTGGAAACAGAAAGTCGGAGGAGGTAGTGGATCCCAAATTGGCTGAAAGGCCAGCTTCAAAAGCGCTCAAACGTCTAATCTTGATAGCCCTTAAATGTGTTGATCCGGATGCCCAGAAGAGGCCCAAAATGGGCCATGTAATACACATGCTGGAATCCGAGGACTTGCTGTCTCGTGAG GAAAAACGAATTGCTCGTGAATCTCTGAGTTCCCAACGGGATGAAAGTCATCAAGGTTCAGAGCTGAATAACAAACAAAGCAGCGAAGGTACATCTGATATTAGTGAAGGAGATAGCAGTAGGAACCGTCACGTGCCTAGTTGGAGATAG